Part of the Schistocerca cancellata isolate TAMUIC-IGC-003103 chromosome 9, iqSchCanc2.1, whole genome shotgun sequence genome is shown below.
aatatttttttcatttccttctgtTAACACACGCTTCTGAAATAAGAACGTGCCGCCATTATGTCCAACAGTTAGTACTGTTTTGTGATCGACCCCTAGCAGAATGTACATTACAACTCTTACATGTGAAGCTACTAGCGATACTTGGGATAGATGTTACCCCTTGTCATGTATAACGACGCCAGTTTGGTTATTCTGCAGGCAACACACACTGTTATAGGACGTGGCTAAATGAGTGCGTTGTTCGTTGTGGCTGTTGCAGACGGTCCTCGTCCTGACGCTGGTGGCGCTGGCGAGGGCGAAGCCGCAGTTCCGGCCACAGCCGCAGCCGTCATACTCCGGCAACACGTCGCCCATACCAATCATCCGGTACAGCAACGAGATCAGCCCCGACGGATCGTACGCCTGGAGGTACGTACTGCTCTCTCACAATACACACGACTCGACATAGACATTAGGGCGACTTCCCTCATTATTGAACACACGTCGGACGCTAGTACAGGATGGTCCAAACATTCAAGCTCAAAATTACCCTGCTGGGAAAGGATCTTTAACTTGTACTTGAAAACAACAAAATAAGCCCAGACCAAACCAGCGACCACCAGTCCCATTGCACTCTATGCAACAGAGCATAAATGTTCCCCACACTCATTCAAATTTCCCTGATGTTCCTAGTACAACAGCATTTTATCAACTACGTCCTCTTCATTAATCTATTGTCGTTTCGTACGCCAACAAAATCAGGCCATTGCACTAGAAAGTATCTACCGTGCACAAAACATAAATGATTGTTGCCTGGCACAATAACATCATCCATATAGTTGTAGAAACATAAGCAGTTTACAAACACATGACCTTAAACTACCAGAAATATCACTTTAATTCATGGGTTGCTTATCCGAAAACACTCGTTTTAGAATATTTTTGTGTATGGTTTTGACCTATTTTGTTCTGATGTCTaaattggctcaaaaatggttcaaatggctctgagcactatggaacttaacatctgagatcatcagtcccctagaacatagaactactccttaaacctagctaacctaaggacatcaccacatccatgccagaggcaggattcgaaactgcgaccgtagcagtcgcgcggttccggactgaagtgcctagaacccctcggcctagATCGGCTCACTAATTTCAGAATTCCAGCTGCAACTATAAATTAATGCAATATAAGAGAGCTAACCGATGCTGTTAGCCATTGTGAAATGTAGAAATGTGAAGCGAGCGCTTTTTTAAGGACTATTCTTGGGGTTCACAGTCTCATATTCCATTTTACAAAAAGTGTGTTTTTGTTCAGCTTTTCCAGTGAAAACAGTATTAAATCGTCTACAACTTAGGCATGGAGCAGACTGTAACGAATTGACACTTCTCTTAACACCTCTCGTTAACTACAACATTATTCATCCACTGAAGCAGAAAGTGGCGATCTGACTATTCAGTGCGACTCTTTTCGAAAGTAATCTGTTCAAGACTCAGAACTTAATCATTTAAAGCCTTAAACGCTGCATTGCTCCAAGGTACATATTTGGGGAAGATGAATAAGAGGAAAGTCCTCCTGAAGTCACTAAGAGTACGAGAGACGAACGTTATTGTTGGAGAACGCTTTTAAGTTTTGCGAGCCGTAAGACCCGAGGATCTGGTAAGCAAGGGAAATATTTAGATGCTAAGTAATGGGACAGTCGCCACCGTTACACAAGCCTGCGGCAGCGAGACATCCGCCTTGCTTCAGCTGACGGTGCATTTCTAGCCAAAGCCCGTAACCGCAGTTGTCACAGCTGAAACTAGCACTAGAGGACGCAACAGCAAAAACGACTCTAGCTGAAATACGTTCCGGGGAATTCATGGCTGCCGCACAGTTTTCTGCGAAGAGAGTGCATTATGCCAACACCGTGCTTATGGCTGACGATAGAGGCCATTCGCTTCTACACCGAAGGCTCCGCACTTTGTGGCTAATCCACCAGCGACAAGATATAAGCAAAGACGTGAAAGTAAAATTCTCTTTTACATTCAACAGCTGTGAATGCTGGTCATCACCGTAGGTTTAAATGCACTGTGAATGCTGACACTAAAACCGAACGTCAAGGACTTCTTGCAAACTGTACTTCACACCACACACTCCTGTCATTATAGTACAGTTATACACGAAGAGTCTAGCTATTACTATTGTGAGAGTGCGAACTCATCTCAGTAATACGATATTTCGTCACTACACCAGGTCTAAGAAGTCTCCTGGGGTGTAAAGCGAGCTTTCACTTATTCCTCTGTCGGCCAAAATACGTTACGATCACCAGTAAAATAGGTCAATGTACCTAAACTTTTTCTCATCAACAGAAAACTTTGACAACATTTTTTCATTCAAGGACACTGAAAAATAAACTTCGTCATACTTAATCCTAGGAACAGAAATGTATTATACCATAAGCGTCATCTATACTCCCTGATAAACCATCGAATCATGTGGCGCAATATGACACTGGATTTTGAAGGCCAGCGGTTCAGATCTCCGGTTTGGGTTTTCCCGTTGTTTCCTGAAGCTGCTTAAGGTATATGCTGAGATGATTTCATTGATAGACACTGCTGACATCTTTTCCCGCCCAGagcatgtgctccatctctaatgatatcGTCTACAACGGGAAGTTAAAGCTTGATTTCTTTCCTAAGAATTGCCTGTTGCATGGAAAACTCGACCATAGATACTATTATTTGCACATACCAGCACGTTAACGTGACGCAGCTAGGTTCGGAAATAACAAAGTCTTCTCGGAAAGTCAGAAAACACCGTGTTAAGGAAGGCGATGCGCCGCCAATAGTGAAAGCGGCAAGAACTGGTTTGTCAAGAACTGTATATTTCCAGGTGTCACATTGTGTGGGGTCCACCACTGCACAATTAATTTCACTCCCACTACCTCCGGTTGTCACAGCTCTGTGATTCTACCACTTGAGTTATGTAACGTATTCAATGCAGTGCCACATGCAGTTGGGGGAAAATCTTCCCAGAGGCGTCTGGAAGTAATTATGTCTAGCATTCTAAATTACGAACAACGTCGTAAGAAATATCGTTTCTGGCTATCTTAAAATGCTCTGGGGTAAAAATTTCACCCGTATGTTTCTCGCACAGATTCAAGATAAACAATATACTTCTATAAATATCTTTAATTTCGTCAAACTGAAGAGGATTTGGAAGGAGAACTTCACTGTGGTGTCCCTCATTTAAGACCTATCCATATGGTACGTTCGGATCGGCGTCGAAATGTGTGAGGGACTAGACTACAAATCCAGGATTTCGGACTTCAGTCTTCAGTCATTATGAGGATTTTTTAAAGATTGTAGTTAGTTGTAGTTTCCTTTATAACTGGTCCACTAACTTAGTAAAAATATCGCAGAAAGgcaggcagagtagtaatagtgtgCTGTGTTCAGCCAGTCTTCGGCTAACAGATAATGTAATGTAGTACATCACACATTAAAATCAAAACTAAAAATGGTAGTTATTGTGGCTCTTAGTTTCATGCAAGGTGATCTTTTCTTCTTTGACATCACTCGACAGTTCATGGCAGAATTAAGTGTCGCAACGGTTAAGACTCGTATCCAGGAGCAGTGGATTTCGTATCCCACCCGTGGAAAAAGCTGAATTGGTTGGATGGAAGCGAATATAGGAAGACCACTTCATTATCCTGATCCATATCACTTCCATCACTAATCTTCTCGCCGTCGATGTCAACTGTAATTCTAACGCTATTGCTTTGTTGTAGGCTTCTAATGGCTCGCGATGGTGGTATGTAAATATGTTCAGCAGTTTTTCATACAAGTTATATTCTGCAAATCAAACGTTACTTTCGTCCAATCCTTGCAACAATAAATGCCAAACTCTTCTGGTGAGTGGggtacaaaatgttcaaaagtgtgtgaattgccaagggaccaaactgctgagattatcagttcctagacttacacactaattaaactaacttatataaacttatgctaagaacaactcacacacccatgcgcgagggtggactccaacctccggcgggagggcgcgTCCAAGACGTGGCGCGtccaaccgcgtggccaccgcgcaCGGCAGAGTTGGATACATAATGAGGAAAATCATCCGTACATATTACGTGGACACAGCCTACGTGGCGAactacttcttccagttgctgctgATTACCGTAGTTTCAGTTATCAACAACTCATTTCCTGAAAACATATTCGTAAGCCAGCCGTTATCCTACAAAAAGTTACAGTGGTTTCAGATGCGCATTTCTACTGCAGAACACTTATGAAATTCGTGGTGTCGGGAAATGTTATTCGGTTTGCTAAAAATCGTTATGGAGACAACATAGAAAACAGATTTAATATCATTCATATCACACGTAATTTTCTGCTGAAGAAGAGGTGCTATAAACGTTTTACAAAAACCATATAAACAGCATTCCATAATCATGCGGTAGCGTACCTCATATCGCTAGCAGGTCAAACGTAACCTCATTTGAACTGAAGAGAAAAACTGAACTTTGTCCATTTACTGTTGGTTTGCAGTTACAAAGTTCGAGAAAGATTCCTAGTAGGAGTTTCAGAAATTCGACTGAAGAGATCGTCCCATAAATTTCCGACGGTAATGTAAGGGGCTTCAACGAATATTGATGTCGTTATTGCAGGGATTTTAGGAtcctgttgttgtagttgtggtcttcagtcctaagactggtctgatgcagctctccatgctactctatcctgtgcaagcttattcatctccaagtacctactgcaacctacatccttttgaatctgcttagtgtattcacctcccacgctgccctccaatactaaattggtgatcccttgatgcctcagaacatgtcctaccaaccgatcccttcttccagtcaagttgtgccacaaactcctcttctccccaattctattcagtactctgtcattagttatgtggtctacccatttaaccttcagcattcttctgtagcaccacatttcgaaagcttctattctcttcttgtccaaactatttgtcatccatgtttcacttccatacatggctacactccatacaaatactttcagaaacgacttccttacacttaaatctatactcgatgttaacaaatttctcttcttcagaaacgctttccttgccattgtcaggctacattttgtatcctctctactccggccatcatcatttattttgctccccaagtagcaaaactccttcactactttaattgtctcgtttcctaatcaggATCCTATCAGATGTATATTAAATCCACGTCAAAGCTTCTCTAGAGCAAACACGGTAGACGAAAGACATACATCCCCTCGGTGTGAACAAAATCTCGTTAGCAAGAATATGCATGACGCCCCAGCAATTACGCCGTAGATAGCCGTATCCTCCTGCCGTGTCGGCGGCTGGTAATTAATGAGCGTAGCCGGTGACGCAACTGGCAGTGGGATGGGATAGGCTCCCGGGACCACGCTGGGCTGGGCAGCCGGCGTGTGATGGGATCAAGGCCGCGGTGCGCGCTTCCTGTACGCGCTCACCTTGCTCTCTGCACTTGCTGGTCACGGTCTCATGGTGTCCAGCGCTGCAACGCCATGACCGCGGCGGCGCCGAGACCAAATAGTCGACGCTGGCTGAACCGGACGCTGCGTTCTCTCTTCTTAGCTTAATGAAGCACCCTTCACTGATCTTGATGTTGTAAACTAATGGCATTCCTGAAAGAATGTGTACATTCTGCTTTCCCAGATCTGATACACACCAACTAAGGCATATCACGTGTCAACCTAAGGTGGAATATTTGTCTACAACATCTGATTTCGTCCCAGAACGTACCTCTAGTATCTACTGAAAATGCGAGACACAGGAGAAATTTGTTCGAGCCCTAATTGTGAAATAAATTTATTGGCGATTTATGGCTGTTAAAAGGAAGCAATAAACGCTTATCAACGATACTTCCTGGGTGTATTCTGAAGTTCCTTTCAACGCCACATAGAATGAAAAAGTATGTCTGCATTAATGGTGCCGCGTAAAATTTGGTATCATTCGAGAGGAGCATACTACGCCCTGCCACTTCCATTTTGTACTCTGCCTTATGTCTTAATCACGACCTATAACACATTGACTACAACATGTTCTATATGCACTCATCACACAGTCTTCGGCAATAACAGATCGACATGTGAAACGGACCCATTACGCATCGAAGTGGCGTTGAGGGAGCAGGCCAACACTAGGCCATATGGAAAATGTAGTGTACATAAATTTAGGCTGGTCATGTTAATTGTGACTGATCACGACAGTTTAAGCAAAATTTTGGCTGTCACATTATGTTTCGTTTTGCATTGTCTTGTAGTAGGGCCTACAGCTGTAATTGCCGTACTGGCACAGTAAAGTTCTAAAGGAGAATTTTCATTCCTGTTTTTCGCTATAAAGGACTACTTTCATTCATTCTCTTGAGCTATCCGAAAAAAATGTAAACAGCTTATGTTGAATTAAGATGTCATTTCGAACACGACCTACCCTCGGAGTCAATTTGAAGGGGGCGTAATCTTTCCCGTGGCCTCTTCTTGAAATTCCGTGCCCCTGGCTAGTACTGGCATTAAATGTCAGTGACTCCCCTCTTTTTCTCTGCACTGAATACTAGCTGTCGCAACTCTTACTTGCAAACGATATCGGTTCTAAGCCAGCGAACAAGAGGGGTAGAAGGGGACACTTTTCGGAGATATGttgtgagtattttggtataagaaaTCCCTAGTCTACAGAGGTTGGTCATAGAGGAATCTTACTTCGTATGATTTCTTATTCGTATTTGTCTATCTGTATTGCTCTAAAAATGTCTTCCGAGCAGTACATATGACAACGGCATGCACTGTATGTCGTGTTTGTAAATACATTTATTACAGTCACACACGTCGCTTCCTGTTGCCTACAAGATGCCCACTGTACTCTTGACCCTCAACCTGGCCCTCAGTGCAACTCGGTAAGGGGAAGTTGTAGCAATGCCCTTCATCTACTGATGATATGTGAAGAGTCTACTTTACGAGGCTCACATGGACGTAGTTGCGATGACTGTCACAACCACACAAAAATTCCGCCAAATTCGTGGGTAGTCTACGTTACGTCATTGTACACTTTGTCATCATCACCGTGGCTAACATTCTAAACAATATCTATAAGAGGACAGTGCAGCATTTGTTACGCTCTGTACTTTATGCTGACGGAAGGCAGTGGGTTGTCTATATGCCGCGTAACTGTTCATTCGCAGTATcttatgtttatttgtttgttagctTTACATGGTTCTTCTGGACGGTATAAAATGGGCTCCGACGTGAAACTAGTCATTAGGTAAATTAATGGGAAATTTCCAACTTCTGCTATTTTTCATTTGTATTGAAACGGAGTGAACAcagttggcttggttcaaatggctcagagcactatgcgacttaacttctgaggtcatcagtcgcctagaacttagaactaattaaacctaactaacctaaggacatcacacacatccatgctcgaggcaggattcgaacctgcgacctcagcggtcgctcggttccagactgtagcgcctagaaccgcactgccactccagcTGGCTGAACACAGTTGTTGCATAACTGTTGCTCATTTTTGTAATTAAATCTTACAGGTTTTTTCTCTGCTAGGAAGATATTTGCACACAAAGTTATCTAAGGAACGTAGTTGCTCTGTAAAGAGTCACCAAGGCCCCTCTTAAGAATATACTCAGGAAAAAAATCCGAAGAACTTCCAAAATTATGTCGAAAGAGTTTGACTTCGTCCTGTAGACAGAatatactaaagaggctgcctggaTCTTCCGGACTCATATACGTTGAAggaccgagcggggtagcgcagtgggtagcacactggactcgtattcggtaaGACGACAGTTAAAACCATCCATACTGATagctctaaatcacttcaggcgaatgccgggatgtttccttctccacccttcctcaatccaagcttgtgctctgtccctagtgacctcgttgtcgacgggacgttaagtggTAATCTTGCCCCACTCCTTCTGCCTATACGTTGATCGAGCTCGAGTGGAGCACAACAGGGAAGGGTACTGTCAATACCGTAGGAGCTTCCAGGTTAGTGCCAATTTCGTCTCCGATGGTTGTTCACTGGAAGAACTACTCCATTCCAAACGACTCACGTGAGATATTCAGATATAGCGAATTACAGGAAAAGAATATTGTTGAAAGTTAATCGCCGTGCGTTTTCTTTGCCGCAGCTACGAGACGGGCAACGGAATCGCGGCCGACGAGAGCGGCGCGCTGGAGAACCCGGGCCAGAAGGACCTGGAGGCGATGCGAGCGCAGGGCTCCTTCTCGTACACGGCGCCCGACGGCTCGCCCATCAGCGTGCGGTACGTCGCCGACCGCGACGGCTTCCACCCCGAGGGCGCCCACCTGCCCACTCCACCCCCCATCCCGCCGGCGATCCAGCGCGCCCTCGACTTCATCGCCAGCCAGCCTCAGCAGCCGGGCAACAACGGCGGCGGCCAGTTCCCCAGGCCTCAGCCCTTCCCGCGCCCGGGAGCCTTCGGCCGCCGCTAAGGCTCCAGGACGACCGCCCCTCTGATGACGATCCATCCACGACGGCTTCGCTGTTGCTACTGTGACGCTGCGCTACTCCAGCTGGCCCGTGCGGCCCAAAGATCTCTCCCTTCTGCAGTGTCTGATGTGGACCACCAACAAACTCATCGTTACAATCTCTCCACTTTCCCTTTCTCTTAGTCAGCCCTTCCATCCACTTCCTTTGCTACCTCTGCACTCGGTAGAAATGCAAACCCTTtccctttcaaaaatttccccaacTCCTCAAGTGAATAACAATTTTTGTAGCACTTGATGACAGTTACTCAAGACCTGCAGACGTTACAAGCAGACGGTGACGTACGTAGGAAAACTTCTGAAGCTCTGGCACCTCCTGGTCCCTTTCTTTTCAAAGTACAAATACTGTGCTCACAGGTAGCTTCTTTTCTTCTATCGACTCCCTGTCTAGAGTTGTCCTTCGAGTAGTTCATCTTACATCTGTTGCTTATTCTTCACGTAGTCAACTGCAGCAACGATTCGCCCTTTTTGTTACTTTCGAGTATGTTTCTTGATCCACCTGTTAGATTATAGACTGATATTACACGCGAAGTCGTCAACTATGGACCTCGGTAACTACATATAATGACCTCCAAGTGTCAGGCAATCGAGCCACTAGCTCGATATCCTACACACATCCCTCTATTTTTAAATATTCGTGTATAGTATGAGCAGTACGGCCTAAGCAATGACACAACTGCGCTTGTGAAATTGCTGTTTGACATTTTCAGGTGGTATCTCTCACTCGCCCTCTTCAGAATATCCTTCTATAACTTATTTTCACCTCACGATGCGTATTGCGCTCGTCACTGGTGGGGTAACTCTTACAATCTGTGGTAGTGATCTAACGGCCTCAGCAGCTGAGAGGAATTTCGAGTGGGTCGCAAATAACATAGTGCAGTACACCCTCCGATAAACGCTTAGCTTGCCAGTAGAAACTATAGTGAAGACACATAACGTCGTCTTTGTACTAATAGACTTAACTTGTAAGCACCATGACCAAGTGACGAACCATCACATGGATTTGTCATTGAGTGAtttgtatttttattaaataaatgtgCAATCAACTGTATCATGTGtcttatttatttttcgtatttaCTTTCTATACCTATTCCATTCCTTTGTTATTAATCCAGCGACATGCAGCGAAGAAAAAGAATACGATCGAGCTGGAGTAGTGATGTTGGGACTCTACCTTTATTGGGGACAAATGAGATTGTGATCAGAATCTGCATTTGTAAAATTATGTTTTCCTAAGTTTTCATAATCATTTAAAGGCTGGACGTTTCTTAACAGGAGAATCGTCCAGTTAAGTTAGAAAAACTTTCACTACTATCAATGGGCTGATTAGCAATGCTTTCTTCtagattaaaaatgaaataaacaaatttcgatgcaGTCAACTCGTAGCTTAAAGCTGGTTCACACAGATGGTTCAGAAACTTGTGTGAAATGTTTCACTGGCCAAAAGTATACCTCTTATTGTGGAAAAGTATGAGGAGCTACAGCGCTATCTGCTATATTGCTGtgctaaattttaaaataaatggaaCATATAATAACGATCACGGATATTTGTAGTGTGGCATAGTGACAATGTAAGTTTTTCACATGGAAGACATTACTCAATTTTTCAACAACTACAGCTATTGTGCAAAATGTACAGGACCTGAGTATCGCGATTTATTTAGGTTGCTCCAGTAAGACATAATATGAAAGTAATATTTTATGCCCCACTTCTAGGACCTTCCACTAACGCATTTGTAACTAAGATATTAAACATGTTAGAGAAGTAGTCAAATCTTTTCTGTAGATATTTAGAGGTATCCCACGTTGCTTCTGGACGAAACTAACTGCCTACCTTCAGTGAACCAACTCTGCTGTCGACGGTCGCTGGTAATCGATTTCGTTTTGCTATTCCTGTTTTACAACTAATTCATTTTACGATTAATTCACGACAGAGAAACCATTCGTTTCTTTGTGGATACATTGTTCATTGAGTGACACTGTGTTCTATATAAGAATATCAGTTATTTACCCTTATTTAAaccagtaatttaagaatatcgttATTTGGCATTTTAGTATGATTTACCTGTATTTGCAGAAATAATTGGTACTCAGTGAAATGGTTCGCTCTGACGCAGAACAGTAACCtaatgtttatttcaatattttgattTTGAGCTTAACTGGATCACACTTCACGTCTTTAAACATTCTTAAGACAGCAGTTGGACAGGACAGAACATTCTGGGAAGCATATCAAAAACTTATTATTACGTGAattgctttctacactcctggaaattgaaataagaacaccgtgaattcattgtcccaggaaggggaaacttttttgacacattcctggggtcagatacatcacatgatcacactgacagaaccacaggcacatagacacaggcaacagagcatgctcaatgtcggcactagtacagtgtatatccacctttcgcagcaatgcatggagacgatcgtagaaatgctggatgtagtcctgtggaacggcttgccatgccatttccacctggcgcctcagttggaccagcgttcgtgctggacgtgcagaccgcgtgagacgacgcttcatccagtcccaaacatgctcaatgggggacagatccggagatcttgctggccagggtagttgacttacaccttctagagcacgttgggtggcacgggatatatgcggacatgcattgtcctgttggaacagcaagttcccttgccggtctaggaatggtagaacgatgggttcgatgacggtttggatgtaccgtgcactattcagtgtcccctcgacgatcaccagtggtgtacggccagtgtaggagatcgctccccacaccatgatgccgggtgttggccctgtgtgcctcggtcgtatgcagtcctgattgtggcgctcacttgcacggctccaaacacgcatacgaccatcattggcaccaaggcagaagagactctcatcgctgaagacgacacgtctccattcgtccctccattcacgcctgtcgcgacaccactggaggcgggctgcacgatgttggggcgtgagcggaagacggcctaacggtgtgcgggaccgtagcccagcttcatggagacggttgcgaatggtcctcgccgatacccgaggagcaacagtgtccctaatttactgggaagtggcggtgcggtcccctacggcactgcgtaggatcctacggtcttggcgtgcatccgtgcgtcgctgcggtccagtcccaggtcgacgggcacgtgcaccttccgccgaccactggcgacaacatcgatgtactgtggagacctcacgccccacgtgttgagcaattcggcggtacgtccacccggcctcccgcatgcccactatacgccctcgctcaaagtccgtcaactgcacatacggttcacgtccacgctgtcgcggcatgctaccagtgttaaagactgcgatggagctctgtatgccacggcaaactggctgacactgacggcggcggtgcacaaatgctgcgcagctagcgccattcgacggccaacaccgcggttcctg
Proteins encoded:
- the LOC126100751 gene encoding endocuticle structural glycoprotein SgAbd-8 encodes the protein MNTLTVLVLTLVALARAKPQFRPQPQPSYSGNTSPIPIIRYSNEISPDGSYAWSYETGNGIAADESGALENPGQKDLEAMRAQGSFSYTAPDGSPISVRYVADRDGFHPEGAHLPTPPPIPPAIQRALDFIASQPQQPGNNGGGQFPRPQPFPRPGAFGRR